GCGAGATCGACTCGCTCAATCCGCTTCACCATCGCACTCGAGGGGTTCAGTCGGAGGTTATGAGGATTGCCGGCTTGCGAAGGATCAGCAAACCGTCACAATCAAAGCATTCCGCTGTTGGATCATTGGCGATTCGGTTGTGATCCAAGAGTAATTTTGCCACTGCATTGTACGGGAGCCATCGTCGATCGCCAATCAAAATCCGAACTTTTTTGATTTTTTGGCCATGTTTCCGCCAAACTCGAGTGGTGATTCTGTTAGCGTACCCAATCCACTGGGATGGTTGTCAACCCTTTGAAGGATTTTTTCCCATTTTTTCCCCGTCGCAATCGCCCCTCTCATCGCATCGCCGGGCAGGGATCTCTTGCGAAGGATCGAGACTGCTGCCTATCATCTCGCCTGATGTCAATCCATCGCCCATTGTTGGAGCATTCCCCATGGTCGGGACGGCTTTTTCTCCACGGACGTGGGGTATCGTTGCCGGAATTGCCTGCTTGACCACGCTTCAGGTCTGCCTCGCCATCTGGACGCATTGTTGTTTTGAAGGTCGGTACGATGGGCCATTTCTGATTTCGTCCCACTTCGGCGTTCCGAGCGCGCTCGCCGACGCGGGAATCCGCCCCACCATCACCGATCAATACCCGCAAGTCGGTTGGGATGGTCAATTCTACTTTTTCATGGCCAACGACCCGTTGGGCCTCGCCGACACGGCGGAACACCTCGACACCATCACCTATCGATACCAGCGAATTGGCATCCCGGCATTGGCGTGGGGCATCTCCCGAATCACCGGCCATTCCGTCACTTCCGCGTTTTGGTATCTCACCGTTCAGAATATCCTCGTCGCGGCGGGGTTTGGCGTTCTCGTGGGCTACTTGTCGGCCTGCGGAATCTCGGCGGGCTGGGCGATGACTTGGCTGGGGGCCGGCGGAACCTGGTACACCCTCGCCTATGGTCTCCCCGACGCCGCTGCCGATGGCGTGTTCATCATCGCATTTTGGGCAGTCATCACCGGGCGATTGTGGGGATATTTGCTCGCCTCGACACTGTTGGTGCTGATTCGCGAAGGCTATGTGCTGTTTCCGTTTGCGGTGTTTCTGGCCACGGTCTGGGGCAAACTCGATTGGTCGCGTTCCTGGTGGACTCGGTCGCTGCTCACCACCATTCCGGGAATCGCCGTCATCGCCTGGGCGGTGTATCTCTCGGTCCACTTCGGAATCGCCGTCACCTCGCCCGAACGCAACCCATCGATCACCACCGGACTACCCGGCGTGGAGTTCTGGAAATCACTGCGACATGCCTGGGAGATCTGCGATCGTCAGGGTGTGGTCTACCGTCTGATTTCAATGGCGAGTCTGATCACGATTCTCGTCATTGCCGCGCGCCATTGTCGGCGACACCTCGCCTTCGCGGTCGTGCTGCCCTATCTGCTGCTCATGCTTTGCCTGGGACCAGTCGTCTGGCAACATCATCAAGGCTACTTCAAAGCGATGGGCACGGTGCTGATTGTTGGAATCCTGCTGCTCACGATCACCCCCAATCGCATTCTGAAGGGCATCCTCGTGCTGAATCTGCTCATTGGCATCGATTGGAATCTCATTCAAGCGATTATCCCCGCGCCATTCTTCAGCCCCAACTCGGTGATTCTCACCGACATGCCGCCGTCGGAGCATCCATTCGGTAGTTCGCTGAACGACATCCGCGGCAAATTCACCCCATTTCCCGATGTCCCGAATCAATCGCCCCTTCGATCAATGACCGATGAAATCGAATGGATGGATGCCCGCGAGACAGTCGCCACCGAATATCAAGGCATCTGGCGATATTGGCATCGGGAATTGGTGCCGTTCCCGATTCGCATTCACAATCGCGGCACGGAAGCCTGGTCCGCCAATCCGCGACTCGGAACCGGGGCCGTGCATTTGGTCGCCGAGTTACTCCCCGCCGATCGCAGTCGAACGCTGATGCAACAACGCGTTCCGTTGCCGCGATCGATTGAGCCGGGTGAATCGCTCGATCTATTGGTCTGGATTCGACTTGGAAATCGCCAGATTGCACACCTGCACCTGGCGATGGAGCAAGTGGGCGTGCATCCGTTCAATCCGCATACCAGCACGCGCGGGCTGCATCGGGTGATTCGGATTCGCTAATGATCGGCCAATCGACTGAATCTGGGTGAGCTTGACATCGGCTTGGCCGGTGGGGTATCGCATTCGACCAGATCCGCGAGTTGAATTGCGAAAGGAACGGCGATGGATGCACAACCAAATGGGCCGAATCACTCCCCCGTGGGGGCACGCATCACCATGGAGGATTCTGCACCGAACCCCATTTCGGATGCACTCGTGGCGTTCTGGAAGCGATTCGGCCCGTATGGCGCGACGGCTCTCGTGACCGTTGGCTGCATGGGTCTGTTTTGGCTGCTGCAAGTCTTTATCACGCATTCGACATTCTCGGGGAATTTCGCCTGGACGCTGTTCCTTTCCCGCGATGTCGGCATTCCCGAAGTCGAAGTCAGCCAAGGGATTACGCCGGTCATTGCTCAGTCGGAATGGGATGCCGAGTATGGCTATCACCTCGCCAATGATCCCTGGCTGACCAACCCCGACACGGTAGCCCATCTCGATTTGCCGATCCATCGCGGGCAAGCGATTTTCTTCCCGGCCCTGAGTTGGGGATTGGCCAAAATTGCTGGCTTGCCGATCGTTCCGCCTCGCCTCTTTTTGCTGCTGCATTGGGCGGTCATCGCCTTTGGAATCGGGGCCGTCGCGGGGTGGCTGGTGCGGCGGGGCATGAGCCTGCTTTGGGTTGTCCCCCTGGCGACCAGTTGGGTGATGCTGCGCGTGACCAGTCATGGCGTCTCGACCGCCGCGGGAGATGCGTTAATCGCGCTGACACTCATCGCCGTCAGTGGCGGACATTGGTGCCGATTTCTGATCGTCGGCACAGCACTCACATTGGCACGACCCGATGCGATCTTCCTGACCGCAGGTGTGACACTCGCCACCGCGCTCAAACAAACCGCGTGGCAAACCACCCTTCGAGGCCGACCGCTGGTGCTGCTCAGTGCGATTCCCACCGCCGTGCCGCTCCTCCTGGTGGGCGTGTTGCACGTTCGCTTCCCTGGCGAGGCAGTCACTCTCGGAATCGGCTTAACCCCTTGGCAAGATTGGTTTTCCGCGATTTCGACTGGCTTCGGCGATGGCCAGATTTGGGCCAGTCTATGGCGGATCGGTTTGACCGCAATTGCGCTGCACACGCTCGTGCGCTGTCTGCGAAATTGGGGCCAGTCGCCGATTGCGACGGTCGGCCTGCTGTGGCTTCTCGGCGTGATTTTACTGCCCGGTTGGACTTGGCAAACCACCATCAATGCCCCGATTGCGGTCGGCGGCGTGCTGTTGGTGTCGCTTTTCTTGACGGCGATTGACTCATCCGCACTCAATCGCGGATTGTTCCTCGCCCTCACGATCTGTCACGTCGGCCTGATTCAGGGGAATCTGCTCCAAGTCGGGCATTGGTCCCCGCATCAGATGGTGATGCAAGACCAACTCAATCGACCAATTCTCGACCGGGAATTGAATTCCAAACTGGTGGATGTCACTAGCTCGGCCACCTGGGTGAATCACACCGAAACACTCCCCCTGCCCACGAATCTCTGGAAGATGTTCCATCGGGAATCGATTGGTTTTCTGGTTCGTCTGGAGAATCGCACCCAGCAACCCTGGCACCCGCTGCCGCAATCCGGAGAGAATACCATTTCGCTGGCCGTCGAAATTCGCAACGAAGCGGGCGATCTCGTGCATCAACAGCGTTCGGTGCCCATCTGCCATTCCGTGGCCCCCGGTGAAGCCATTGAACAGGTGATTCCGATTGCACTCAAACGGGGCAAATATCAAGTGCGGGTTTCAGGATATCAGATCGGAATCGGCTGGTTCGATGACGCAAACTCCGCCAACGGAAGCCGTTACGTGTTGGAATTGAAGTGATGCCGCCCCCCCGCGTGATGCTCCATGCGAGCGAGCGTGACGCGGGGGGATTTCTCATCGCGGAACGGCTGGATTTCGACATCGCATTCAAATCTGCCGATGCGATTACCAGACGATCGGCGGCTTGTTGATGAGTCGGCGATTGGCCTTTAACTTCCGACGCAGTGCCAGAATAAAGCTCAGTGTGCGACGGGTCAGCTTGATTTTGCCCCGCAGCGAGCCACCGCCTTTGGCCTCGCCGTGTTTCCGCTCCCCGAAATGCACGGGTAGTTCGACAATGGCCAACTTCGCCAGATTCGCCTGATGCAAGGCGTACAAATCCAACGAAAAGTCATGCGGCGCATCGCTCCACGTTTCGAAGAACGAGCGATGGAAACACTTCGGTTGTGCATTCACATCGACTAATCGACTCCCCAACGCCATCGACGCCAACCAGCCCATGCCAACCGTGAAAATGCGATCAAACAACGGTCGTCCGATCCGCCGCCCGCGGAGGAAGGTGCGTTCCGGTTCAGGCAGTTCCCGCATGCGATCAAATCCGGTCAGCACATCCCGCGGATCGGTCTGCAAGTCGGCATGCGTCCACGCCAGGAACTCGCCCTTCGCGGCGCGCAACCCCGACAGAATGCCAAAGCCGTACCCCTGATTGTGAGCGACTTTCACCACGCGGAACGAGACATGGCCGGGAAGTGTCAGTTGTTCGGTGAAGACGCTCGCCGAACGATCGGTTGAACCATTGTTGACCAACACGACTTCGACATCGGTTCGATCGCCCACGGCTTCGCGGAAGGCGGTGAATAACGTCGGCAGATTGTCGGCCTCGTTGTAGCATGGTACGATGATCGATAGTGTTCGGCTCACGAAATCCCTCCTGGAAGACAGTGCCATGTCCTTGGCCGCTTCGTTTCTGGCGTTGCAACCCGATCCCGAATTGACGGAGTTTTTACGGCACGCCAAAGATCGGGTACTGACCTTGGCCGGGGAGCAACTCTATCGTAGTGATCCGCCGCATCTGACGGTATATCTCGCCTATTTTGCCGATCTTTCGCAAGTCGAAACGCGGTTGCGTGCGCTCGCCAGCGATTGGTCACCGTTCTCCGGGAATCTGCGTGGCTGGCACGTCTTCGAGAACGATCCGCTCACGACTCGGAATACGCTCGTCTGCCAGATCGATTCGGACGCGTTGCCAATGCTGCGATCGCTACAATCGGCGGTGATCGATGCCATTGCCCCGCTTCGGAATCATCTCGCAACGCACGCACGATACGCCAATCGCTGGAATGCCTTAACACCCGAGCGACAGTCGGCAGTCGAATCGGTCGGCTTTCCATTTATCGGCAACGATTGGCTGCCACATTTCTCCGTCGCATCAATTCTTCCGAATGATTGGCCCCCCGTCTGGGAAGCCCTGCGCGGCACGCCACCACCTTCGCAGTTCCACATCGCGCAACTGAAACTCTACCGACTCGACGGACTCACCCCCATCGAACTCGCCACCATCCCACTCGGCGGATGACGTTACTCCGCCTCACCGAGGGCGGAGCGCCAGAGGTCAGGGCGTTTGGTGCAGACAGCGTCGAAGGGATAGGGCTCGAGTTCGGCGGCGTAGGCGGGAATCGTATCCACCGGCCGGCCTTGGAGTTCCGGCGAGACGATGCACAATTTGAAGTGCGATTTCAGACGGGCATACGTTTCGGGCGTGAGCGGATTTCGGGTGAAGCAATCGACCCACACCCAATCGACTTGACCGGCCAACGCCAGCGCGGATTCGATCGGCTCATATTCGGAAAATCGCACCGCAATGCGATGCTCGCCGGACTTCACCAACACGCGAATCATCGGAAACGAACAATCCAGGAAAAAATAATCCCGCACGGGATACCGTTTCAGCAACTCCAGCACGCGATGTTCGATGCGCTCACTTTTCACATTCAGAATCATCGTTCCATGACGATATTGCTGCAAATATGTCTCGAAATCTTCGCCCGTGGCCCCTTGAAAGGGGTCGTGCTGCAAGACGAGCCGGTCGCCGTGATCGCGGAGGTCCAACTCCACGCCATATTCCGGCGGTACGTTCGCCAGTTGGGCCACGGTATTCACTCGATGGGCGATGTACAACATGAATCAATCCCCTTGCATCATGACCGGCAGTGGCTCATCGAGGGCTGATTCCGAAATCGGCTCCGATCCGCGATTGCGGAACGTCACCCACTTCAGGCCAACGAAGTTCATCACCGTGCTCACCCCCGTGGCTGTCAGGAATGCGAACAGTTTCCATTCCGCGCCGAGGAACGCCAGAACCAGCGAATTGACCGCCACATTCACGCCCAGCGAGCA
This DNA window, taken from Tuwongella immobilis, encodes the following:
- a CDS encoding 2'-5' RNA ligase family protein — protein: MSLAASFLALQPDPELTEFLRHAKDRVLTLAGEQLYRSDPPHLTVYLAYFADLSQVETRLRALASDWSPFSGNLRGWHVFENDPLTTRNTLVCQIDSDALPMLRSLQSAVIDAIAPLRNHLATHARYANRWNALTPERQSAVESVGFPFIGNDWLPHFSVASILPNDWPPVWEALRGTPPPSQFHIAQLKLYRLDGLTPIELATIPLGG
- a CDS encoding glycosyltransferase family 2 protein produces the protein MSRTLSIIVPCYNEADNLPTLFTAFREAVGDRTDVEVVLVNNGSTDRSASVFTEQLTLPGHVSFRVVKVAHNQGYGFGILSGLRAAKGEFLAWTHADLQTDPRDVLTGFDRMRELPEPERTFLRGRRIGRPLFDRIFTVGMGWLASMALGSRLVDVNAQPKCFHRSFFETWSDAPHDFSLDLYALHQANLAKLAIVELPVHFGERKHGEAKGGGSLRGKIKLTRRTLSFILALRRKLKANRRLINKPPIVW
- a CDS encoding phosphatidylinositol-specific phospholipase C/glycerophosphodiester phosphodiesterase family protein encodes the protein MLYIAHRVNTVAQLANVPPEYGVELDLRDHGDRLVLQHDPFQGATGEDFETYLQQYRHGTMILNVKSERIEHRVLELLKRYPVRDYFFLDCSFPMIRVLVKSGEHRIAVRFSEYEPIESALALAGQVDWVWVDCFTRNPLTPETYARLKSHFKLCIVSPELQGRPVDTIPAYAAELEPYPFDAVCTKRPDLWRSALGEAE